One part of the Corynebacterium aurimucosum ATCC 700975 genome encodes these proteins:
- a CDS encoding peptide ABC transporter substrate-binding protein — protein MRKLLGVIGATSLAFTLAACGSDSSDSAGGSNYVRVLGTEPQQGLIPAMTNENGGGRIVDMLYSGLVYYDAEGNVHNEMAESIDQEGEKTYKVTLKPDLKFSDGSAVTAATFVDTWNYAVANEQLNESFFSSIKGYGEGVKEMEGLKVIDERTFTIELTQPESDFPSRLGYNAYFPVPAAALEDPQGFGESPVSNGPYKIKEWNHNQNLIIEPNPEYKGDRAAQNDGIEFAFYADSSAAYMDLLANNLDVLEAVPSSAFGSYEQDLAGRQETKPAATYLEMSIHVETPHFSGEEGTLRRKAISMAINREEIAETIFHGTRTPAREFTSPVLNGYNDSLPGSENLDYNPEAAKKLWAEADKKYGAFEGTFPINYNTDGDNKDWADAVANSISNTLGIQAVGNPYPDFKSFRDAYRTERMDGAYRTAWFADYPSMGNFLGPNFTTGVASNDSKYSNPEFDELIVKANGAANEEEAAKLYNQAQELLLRDLPSIPLFYPNVVGGWSENVEDVTFNWKSLPVYYAVKKN, from the coding sequence ATGCGCAAGCTCCTCGGCGTCATCGGCGCCACCTCTCTTGCTTTTACCCTCGCCGCCTGCGGAAGCGATAGCTCCGATAGCGCCGGTGGCTCCAACTATGTTCGCGTTCTCGGCACTGAGCCGCAGCAGGGGCTTATCCCCGCGATGACGAATGAGAACGGCGGCGGACGCATCGTCGACATGCTGTATTCCGGGTTGGTGTACTACGACGCTGAGGGCAACGTGCACAACGAGATGGCAGAATCCATTGATCAGGAAGGGGAGAAGACCTACAAGGTCACGCTCAAGCCGGACCTGAAGTTCTCCGATGGCTCCGCCGTAACCGCGGCTACTTTCGTCGATACGTGGAACTACGCTGTAGCCAACGAACAGCTCAATGAGAGCTTCTTCTCCTCCATCAAGGGCTACGGGGAAGGCGTCAAAGAAATGGAGGGCCTCAAGGTCATCGATGAGCGCACCTTCACCATCGAGCTCACCCAACCGGAAAGCGACTTTCCGAGCCGCTTAGGCTACAACGCTTACTTCCCGGTCCCGGCGGCCGCACTGGAGGACCCACAGGGCTTTGGCGAATCCCCGGTGTCGAACGGTCCCTACAAGATCAAGGAATGGAACCACAACCAGAACCTGATCATCGAGCCGAACCCGGAATATAAGGGCGACCGCGCAGCGCAGAACGACGGCATCGAATTTGCCTTCTACGCCGATTCCAGCGCTGCGTACATGGACCTGTTGGCGAATAACCTAGATGTCCTCGAAGCCGTTCCTTCATCCGCCTTCGGCAGCTATGAGCAGGACCTGGCCGGCCGCCAGGAGACCAAGCCGGCTGCCACCTATCTGGAAATGTCCATCCACGTGGAGACGCCACATTTCAGTGGGGAAGAGGGCACGCTGCGACGCAAGGCAATCTCGATGGCCATCAACCGTGAGGAGATCGCGGAGACCATCTTCCATGGCACCCGCACACCGGCCCGCGAGTTCACCTCACCGGTGCTGAACGGATACAATGACAGCCTGCCGGGTTCGGAGAATCTGGACTATAACCCGGAGGCAGCCAAGAAGCTGTGGGCGGAGGCCGATAAGAAGTACGGCGCCTTTGAAGGCACGTTCCCGATCAACTACAACACCGATGGTGACAACAAGGACTGGGCCGATGCGGTGGCTAATAGCATCAGCAACACGCTGGGAATCCAGGCCGTGGGCAACCCTTACCCGGACTTCAAGTCCTTCCGCGATGCCTACCGCACCGAGCGTATGGACGGCGCCTACCGCACGGCGTGGTTCGCCGACTACCCCTCGATGGGTAACTTCCTTGGCCCAAACTTCACCACCGGTGTAGCTTCCAATGACTCGAAGTACTCCAACCCGGAGTTCGATGAACTGATTGTCAAGGCCAACGGCGCCGCGAACGAGGAGGAAGCCGCGAAGCTCTACAACCAGGCACAGGAGCTGCTGCTGCGTGACCTTCCTTCCATCCCGCTGTTCTACCCGAACGTTGTTGGCGGCTGGTCAGAGAACGTCGAGGACGTGACGTTCAACTGGAAGTCCCTGCCGGTGTACTACGCGGTGAAGAAGAACTAG
- a CDS encoding low molecular weight phosphatase family protein has product MTSVLFLCNTNRGKSQMAAALAKKHAPDWEVHSAGVKTTEQHREQGVNAEAQASLAKVGADMEGTPTLLDADLASSVDHVIIVGDADYDGMAERWEIEDPSVRGLEGEERMDALRDDIDARVRAFLDTHAQD; this is encoded by the coding sequence ATGACCTCCGTACTTTTTCTTTGCAATACCAACCGCGGTAAGTCTCAGATGGCGGCTGCCCTAGCTAAGAAGCATGCGCCCGATTGGGAAGTTCACTCCGCAGGCGTAAAGACCACTGAACAGCACCGTGAGCAGGGGGTGAACGCCGAGGCGCAGGCCTCTCTGGCAAAGGTTGGAGCGGACATGGAAGGTACGCCGACGCTGCTTGATGCCGACCTCGCGTCTTCGGTGGATCACGTCATCATCGTCGGTGATGCCGACTATGACGGAATGGCTGAGCGTTGGGAGATTGAGGACCCGTCCGTGCGTGGTCTAGAGGGAGAAGAGCGAATGGATGCGTTGCGCGATGACATTGATGCTCGCGTACGAGCTTTCCTTGATACTCACGCGCAGGACTGA
- the glgB gene encoding 1,4-alpha-glucan branching protein GlgB yields MNIPASDLERLNHCRHHAPHDFYGWHDGTVRTRRPGAEAVELVTATETVAMRAVGDDIWEAPLAEEADYRLRITYPGQPAFEVADGYHFLPTLGTLDQHLIGEGRHERLWEVLGANLKSYTTDMGVVEGTAFAVWAPNAEGVAVVGDFCGWNPTQYPMRCLGSTGIWEVFIPGVGEGECYKFAVHGKNSPRIDKADPLAKRTIAPPETASVVARSSFKWSDEEWMSKRTGDLDVPMSVYELHVGSWKVGANYNTLREELIPYLIEHGFTHVELLPVAEHPFGGSWGYQVSGYYAPSARWGSPDELRALIDELHNAGIGVFVDWVPAHFPKDEWALGRFDGQALYEHPDPRRGEQADWGTYVFDFGRNEVRNFLVANALYWAEEFHVDGLRVDAVASMLYLDYSREEWLPNIYGGRENLEAVQFLQETNATLNRNHPGVLTIAEESTSWPGVTAPTHEGGLGFSLKWNMGWMNDTLEYFKHEPIHRRYHHGELTFSMVYAYSERYVLPFSHDEVVHGKGSLWERMPGDDWNKAAGLRALYGYMFSHPGKQLMFMGQEFGQTTEWAEGHSVDWSNLEGWGNEWHHGIKRLVRDLNAVYKQQPALWTQDFTQDGFQWVKADDSNNNMLGYVRYGKDGSALLAVCNFSGSSVPNYDLWVPRDGEWELLINTDDAVYQGAGNDLAHRVRSEGNHVQLHLPANSVQWYAFRG; encoded by the coding sequence ATGAACATCCCGGCCTCAGACCTCGAACGCCTCAACCACTGCCGCCACCACGCGCCCCATGATTTCTATGGTTGGCACGATGGAACCGTCCGCACTCGCCGCCCCGGTGCCGAAGCCGTCGAGCTCGTCACCGCCACTGAAACCGTCGCCATGCGCGCGGTTGGGGATGATATCTGGGAGGCCCCGCTCGCCGAAGAAGCAGACTACCGCCTGCGTATCACCTACCCGGGCCAGCCCGCCTTCGAGGTAGCGGATGGCTACCACTTCCTGCCTACCCTGGGCACCTTGGATCAGCACCTCATCGGCGAGGGCCGCCACGAGCGCTTGTGGGAAGTGCTCGGTGCCAACCTCAAGAGCTATACCACCGACATGGGCGTAGTCGAAGGCACCGCGTTTGCCGTGTGGGCGCCCAACGCGGAGGGCGTGGCCGTGGTCGGTGACTTCTGCGGCTGGAACCCTACCCAATACCCCATGCGTTGCCTTGGCTCCACGGGCATTTGGGAGGTCTTCATCCCCGGTGTGGGCGAAGGCGAGTGCTATAAGTTTGCGGTCCACGGCAAGAACTCTCCGCGCATCGATAAGGCGGATCCCCTGGCCAAGCGCACCATCGCCCCGCCGGAAACCGCCTCCGTAGTGGCCCGCTCCAGTTTCAAGTGGAGCGATGAGGAGTGGATGAGCAAGCGCACCGGGGACCTCGATGTCCCGATGAGTGTCTACGAACTCCACGTCGGCTCCTGGAAGGTAGGTGCTAACTACAACACCTTGCGTGAAGAGCTCATCCCTTACCTAATTGAGCACGGCTTTACCCACGTGGAGCTGCTGCCCGTGGCTGAGCACCCCTTCGGCGGTTCCTGGGGCTACCAGGTCTCCGGCTACTACGCTCCCTCCGCGCGCTGGGGCTCCCCGGATGAGCTGCGCGCGCTTATCGACGAATTGCATAACGCCGGCATCGGCGTCTTCGTTGACTGGGTTCCCGCGCACTTCCCCAAGGACGAATGGGCGCTGGGCCGCTTCGATGGGCAGGCACTCTACGAGCACCCCGACCCGCGCCGCGGTGAGCAGGCCGATTGGGGCACCTACGTCTTCGACTTCGGCCGCAACGAGGTGCGCAACTTCCTCGTGGCTAACGCCCTGTACTGGGCCGAGGAGTTCCACGTGGATGGCCTGCGAGTCGACGCCGTTGCATCCATGCTCTACCTGGATTACTCCCGCGAAGAATGGCTGCCCAATATCTACGGCGGGCGCGAAAACCTTGAGGCAGTCCAATTCCTCCAGGAGACCAACGCCACGCTGAACCGTAACCACCCGGGCGTGCTGACCATCGCCGAGGAATCCACCTCCTGGCCGGGGGTGACCGCCCCGACACATGAGGGTGGATTGGGCTTTAGCCTGAAGTGGAACATGGGCTGGATGAACGACACCCTGGAGTACTTCAAGCACGAGCCGATTCACCGCCGCTACCACCATGGCGAGCTCACCTTCTCCATGGTCTACGCCTACTCGGAGCGCTACGTTCTCCCCTTTAGCCACGACGAAGTGGTTCACGGCAAGGGCTCCTTGTGGGAGCGCATGCCGGGCGATGACTGGAACAAGGCCGCGGGCCTGCGCGCGCTGTACGGCTACATGTTCTCCCACCCGGGCAAGCAACTGATGTTCATGGGCCAGGAGTTTGGCCAGACCACCGAGTGGGCAGAGGGCCACTCCGTGGACTGGTCCAACTTGGAGGGCTGGGGCAACGAGTGGCACCACGGCATCAAGCGCCTGGTGCGCGACCTCAACGCGGTGTACAAGCAACAGCCAGCCCTGTGGACCCAGGACTTTACACAAGATGGCTTCCAGTGGGTCAAGGCTGATGACTCGAATAACAACATGCTCGGCTACGTCCGCTACGGCAAGGACGGCTCTGCCCTGTTGGCGGTGTGCAACTTCTCCGGCAGCTCCGTGCCGAACTATGACCTCTGGGTGCCGCGCGACGGTGAATGGGAGCTGCTCATCAACACAGACGACGCCGTCTACCAAGGCGCCGGCAACGACCTAGCCCACCGCGTGCGCTCCGAAGGCAACCACGTACAGCTACACCTGCCGGCCAACTCGGTGCAGTGGTACGCCTTCCGTGGCTAG
- a CDS encoding maltotransferase domain-containing protein has protein sequence MTQRLGIDDVRPSLSGNAASKAVVGEVVPVTALVWREGHDAVAATLSVWNTESPSTSAVTMTVDPEDQDRVHGVFTPATPGRWFFRIDAWSDPMSTWRNAVVKKMEAGQSARELSNDLLHGAELFEEAAIQCPSDKAELLFQASKELKDDTVDVDKRVRTALSEEVAEILHHHPLRHLLVEGDIHEVLVERRDALYNSWYELFPRSTGGWDDEGNPVHGTFKTTAQALERVAAMGFDTVYFPPIHPIGKVHRKGRNNSVVAEPGDVGSPWAIQDHSTTHPELGTMEDFKELVKKTADLGLEVALDLALQASPDHPWAKTNPEFFTVLADGTIAYAENPPKKYQDIYPLNFDSDPDAIYAEIYRIVMIWVEAGVTTFRVDNPHTKPANFWNWLISKVHITHPEVIFLSEAFTRAPRLFGLAKAGFTQSYTYFTWQTSKHELTEFAQMHVEQADICRPNLFVNTPDILHESLQTGGRAMFAIRATLAATLSPLWGVYSGFELYEHQAVKPGSEEYLDSEKYELRPRDFQAALKSGDSLESYIRLLNVIRRENPALQQLRTLRFHNTDNEAIIAYSKADPATGNVVLVVVNLDPRNAQEATVFLDLAAVGRHPGDHFTVQDTISGAAYEWSDRNFVRLEPLRDVAHVFILPPAHHDLQERIAWRRVKDYRA, from the coding sequence ATGACTCAACGCCTTGGTATCGACGATGTCCGCCCCTCCCTCTCCGGTAATGCCGCCTCGAAGGCCGTAGTCGGAGAGGTTGTTCCTGTCACCGCGCTGGTGTGGCGCGAGGGCCACGATGCCGTCGCCGCGACGCTGTCGGTGTGGAACACCGAATCTCCGTCCACCTCCGCCGTGACCATGACGGTGGACCCGGAAGACCAGGACCGAGTCCACGGGGTGTTTACTCCGGCGACTCCCGGGCGTTGGTTCTTCCGCATCGATGCCTGGTCGGATCCGATGTCCACGTGGCGCAACGCGGTGGTCAAGAAGATGGAGGCGGGGCAATCGGCGCGGGAACTCAGCAACGATCTGTTGCACGGCGCCGAGCTCTTCGAGGAGGCGGCCATCCAGTGCCCGAGCGATAAGGCGGAGCTGCTCTTTCAGGCGTCGAAGGAGCTCAAGGATGACACGGTGGACGTCGACAAGCGCGTGCGTACCGCGCTCTCCGAGGAGGTCGCCGAGATCCTCCACCACCACCCGCTGCGCCACCTGCTGGTCGAAGGTGACATCCACGAGGTCCTGGTAGAGCGCCGCGATGCCCTCTACAACTCCTGGTACGAGCTCTTCCCGCGCTCGACCGGCGGCTGGGATGACGAGGGTAACCCCGTGCACGGCACGTTTAAGACCACAGCGCAGGCCCTCGAGCGCGTGGCTGCCATGGGGTTCGACACCGTCTACTTCCCACCCATCCACCCCATCGGCAAGGTTCACCGCAAGGGCCGCAACAACTCGGTGGTGGCTGAGCCTGGTGATGTGGGCTCGCCCTGGGCCATTCAGGACCACTCCACCACGCACCCGGAGCTGGGCACCATGGAGGACTTCAAGGAGCTGGTCAAGAAGACCGCCGACTTGGGCCTGGAGGTAGCACTGGACTTGGCGTTGCAGGCCTCCCCGGACCACCCGTGGGCCAAGACCAACCCGGAGTTTTTCACGGTGTTGGCCGATGGCACCATTGCCTACGCCGAAAACCCGCCGAAGAAGTACCAGGACATCTACCCGCTGAACTTCGATAGTGACCCGGACGCCATCTACGCGGAGATTTACCGCATCGTCATGATTTGGGTAGAGGCCGGTGTCACCACCTTCCGCGTGGACAACCCACACACCAAGCCGGCTAACTTCTGGAACTGGCTGATTTCCAAGGTGCACATTACCCACCCGGAGGTCATCTTCCTCTCCGAGGCCTTCACCCGAGCCCCGCGCCTCTTCGGTCTGGCCAAGGCAGGATTTACGCAGTCTTATACCTACTTCACGTGGCAGACCTCCAAGCACGAGCTCACGGAGTTCGCGCAGATGCACGTGGAGCAGGCCGATATCTGCCGCCCCAACCTCTTTGTCAATACCCCGGATATCCTCCACGAGTCCCTGCAGACCGGCGGGCGCGCCATGTTCGCCATCCGCGCCACCCTGGCAGCCACGCTCTCCCCGCTGTGGGGTGTGTACTCGGGCTTCGAGCTCTACGAGCACCAGGCCGTCAAGCCGGGCAGCGAGGAGTACCTCGACTCGGAGAAGTACGAGCTGCGCCCGCGTGACTTCCAGGCAGCTCTAAAGTCCGGGGATTCGCTGGAATCCTATATCCGTCTGCTCAACGTCATCCGTCGCGAAAACCCGGCCCTCCAGCAGCTGCGCACGCTACGCTTCCACAACACCGATAACGAGGCCATCATCGCCTACTCCAAGGCCGATCCCGCTACCGGCAATGTGGTGCTCGTGGTGGTCAACCTCGATCCGCGCAATGCGCAGGAGGCCACGGTCTTCCTCGACCTCGCTGCCGTGGGCCGCCACCCGGGCGATCACTTCACGGTGCAGGACACCATCAGTGGTGCCGCCTACGAATGGTCCGACCGCAACTTCGTGCGCCTAGAGCCGCTTCGCGACGTCGCCCACGTCTTCATCCTCCCGCCAGCCCACCATGACCTGCAGGAACGCATTGCGTGGCGTCGTGTGAAGGACTACCGTGCTTAA
- a CDS encoding ABC transporter ATP-binding protein has translation MVPVNTPEQLSQQDPELMETDEDWLIDFRGVELRRGGRTLVGPVDWQVELDERWVIIGPNGAGKTSLVRMAAAEEFPSAGVAFLMGERLGKTDMRDLRAAIGISSAAVQHRIPDNERVDDLVVSAGYAVLGRWREDYQDMDFSRADDILEQVGAAHLSERTWGTLSEGEKKRVILARALMANPELLILDEPSAGMDLGGREDLVGYLGDLALDADAPAIVMITHHVEEIPYGFTHAMLLDEGKVVAKGLINSVLTSENLSKAFHQPIQVDRIGERYFARRVR, from the coding sequence ATGGTGCCTGTGAACACTCCAGAGCAATTGAGTCAGCAAGACCCTGAACTGATGGAAACCGACGAGGATTGGTTGATTGATTTCCGCGGCGTCGAGCTACGACGCGGCGGGCGCACGCTGGTCGGGCCCGTCGACTGGCAGGTGGAGCTCGACGAGCGTTGGGTCATCATCGGCCCCAACGGCGCGGGCAAGACCTCCCTGGTGCGCATGGCCGCCGCCGAAGAATTCCCGTCCGCTGGCGTGGCTTTCCTCATGGGCGAGCGCCTGGGCAAAACGGATATGCGCGATTTACGCGCCGCCATCGGTATTTCCTCCGCGGCCGTCCAGCACCGCATCCCGGACAACGAGCGCGTGGATGATCTCGTTGTGTCTGCTGGCTATGCGGTCCTCGGCCGCTGGCGTGAGGACTACCAAGACATGGACTTCTCCCGCGCCGACGACATTTTGGAACAAGTCGGCGCCGCGCACCTCTCAGAGCGGACCTGGGGCACGCTCTCCGAAGGTGAGAAGAAGCGCGTCATCCTCGCCCGCGCGCTCATGGCCAACCCGGAGCTGCTCATCCTGGATGAGCCCTCCGCGGGCATGGACTTGGGCGGCCGTGAGGACCTCGTGGGCTACTTGGGGGACCTAGCACTCGATGCGGATGCCCCGGCGATTGTTATGATTACCCACCACGTGGAGGAAATCCCTTACGGATTTACCCATGCGATGCTTCTGGATGAGGGTAAGGTCGTGGCCAAAGGACTCATTAACTCTGTCCTGACGTCGGAAAACCTTTCCAAGGCCTTCCACCAACCTATCCAGGTGGATCGCATCGGGGAGAGGTACTTCGCCCGACGAGTCCGCTAA
- a CDS encoding NUDIX hydrolase: MSQSIHDSLDAIDPGETTGFNGARLAATVLLLRDTAEGLRVWIQERVRTMRNYPGHVVFPGGGVDPRDFPPRTWDSGELWAGRSVVSMARRMGVTKYKAHALVFAAARELFEEAGTLLAIREDGLVSDASRYHRERELLETHEISFTEFLEHNGMRVDADMLLPWSRWAGEDNNHWFDTFFFIGVLPEGQEPDGDTGEADDAGWFDPQLVLDGWRAGLVRLAIPTWAQLKRLTSYATVKEVMDDASFSDLRPIIGDPRDDERYREYFTTFPVDRI; encoded by the coding sequence ATGAGCCAGTCCATCCACGACAGCCTTGACGCCATCGACCCTGGCGAAACAACGGGCTTTAACGGGGCACGTCTGGCCGCTACTGTCCTCTTGTTGCGCGATACGGCCGAGGGGCTGCGCGTGTGGATCCAAGAACGCGTGCGCACCATGCGCAACTACCCCGGCCACGTCGTCTTTCCCGGCGGCGGGGTAGACCCGCGTGACTTCCCGCCCCGAACCTGGGATTCCGGCGAGCTGTGGGCAGGGCGCAGTGTGGTCTCCATGGCGCGGCGGATGGGCGTGACCAAATACAAGGCACACGCCCTCGTCTTCGCGGCCGCCCGCGAACTTTTCGAGGAGGCCGGCACGCTGTTAGCCATCCGCGAGGACGGCTTGGTCTCCGACGCCTCTCGCTACCACCGCGAGCGCGAGCTGCTAGAAACCCACGAGATTTCCTTCACCGAGTTCCTTGAGCACAACGGCATGCGTGTCGACGCCGACATGCTATTGCCCTGGTCCCGCTGGGCCGGCGAAGATAACAACCACTGGTTCGACACCTTCTTCTTCATCGGTGTGCTGCCCGAGGGCCAAGAACCCGATGGGGATACGGGCGAAGCCGATGACGCCGGCTGGTTCGACCCGCAATTGGTCCTCGACGGCTGGCGCGCCGGGCTGGTCCGCCTAGCCATCCCGACGTGGGCACAGCTCAAGCGTTTGACCTCCTACGCCACCGTTAAGGAGGTCATGGATGACGCCTCCTTCTCCGACCTGCGCCCCATCATCGGTGACCCGCGCGATGATGAGCGCTACCGCGAATACTTCACCACGTTCCCCGTCGACCGCATTTAA
- a CDS encoding THUMP-like domain-containing protein, whose product MSYTLDEVSFLRAHATAIDAAAADLEGTKKAHLRDVAKLQAHFGDYGRAVAELIQARSSGKLPGQWLMDHDSAQQATPPAVAAYRAQFLQERNVDVVHDLTCSIGTEGQAYRPGTYVGSDLDVSRVAMAQHNIEHPVFRADALTTTTTAQVCIADPARRQGGTRITRLDQLLPPPADLLATHGEMAIKCAPGIDHSEWEGLACVVSLDGGVKETCLYTPGLGTGKRAVVLSTTPDGIHTDVIDDDVAEHELPEAGPISRFLIDPDGAIVRAGLVRHYAAREGLHQLDPRIAYLTGDRLPHGTSGFEFIEMVPMKKLKAAMAAHDVGSLEILVRGQDVNPDQLRKKLKLKGSTAKTLVVTRIGTKGVAVLCGPRVVSTEGNYAP is encoded by the coding sequence ATGAGCTACACCCTGGACGAAGTCTCCTTCCTGCGCGCGCACGCCACCGCTATCGACGCCGCCGCAGCAGACCTGGAGGGGACCAAGAAGGCGCACCTGCGGGACGTCGCCAAGCTGCAGGCCCACTTTGGTGACTACGGGCGTGCCGTGGCCGAACTCATCCAAGCCCGCAGCTCCGGAAAGCTGCCGGGGCAGTGGCTCATGGACCACGACTCCGCCCAACAGGCCACTCCACCCGCAGTGGCGGCTTATCGCGCGCAGTTCCTTCAGGAACGCAACGTGGACGTGGTCCACGACCTCACCTGCTCCATCGGCACCGAAGGCCAGGCCTACCGCCCGGGTACGTATGTGGGCAGCGACCTGGACGTCTCGCGCGTGGCCATGGCGCAGCACAACATCGAGCACCCAGTCTTTCGCGCTGATGCTCTCACCACCACGACCACCGCCCAGGTATGCATCGCCGACCCCGCCCGGCGCCAAGGCGGTACCCGCATTACTCGCTTGGACCAACTTCTGCCCCCGCCAGCAGATCTGCTGGCCACCCACGGCGAGATGGCCATCAAATGCGCACCCGGCATCGACCACTCCGAATGGGAAGGCCTGGCCTGCGTAGTCAGCCTTGACGGAGGGGTGAAGGAAACCTGCCTGTACACCCCAGGCCTGGGAACAGGGAAGAGGGCAGTGGTCCTCAGTACCACGCCAGATGGAATCCACACGGACGTCATCGACGACGACGTTGCAGAGCACGAGCTACCTGAGGCCGGCCCGATCAGCCGCTTCCTTATCGACCCCGACGGCGCCATCGTGCGCGCCGGGCTGGTGCGCCACTACGCCGCGCGGGAAGGCCTGCACCAGCTGGACCCGCGCATTGCCTATCTCACCGGTGACCGCCTGCCGCACGGCACTTCCGGATTTGAATTCATCGAGATGGTCCCCATGAAAAAGCTCAAGGCGGCCATGGCGGCTCACGACGTCGGCTCGCTGGAAATCCTGGTACGCGGGCAAGACGTGAACCCGGACCAGCTGCGCAAGAAGCTCAAGTTGAAGGGGTCGACCGCCAAGACGCTCGTGGTCACGCGCATTGGAACGAAGGGAGTCGCGGTGTTGTGCGGACCGCGAGTAGTATCGACCGAAGGTAATTACGCACCCTAA
- a CDS encoding electron transfer flavoprotein subunit beta/FixA family protein yields the protein MPVIVALVKHVPDTWSTKTLEADHTLDRTSVDNVIDEVNEYSVEQALRLRDDNADAGYEVVALTMGPAAADEALRKALAMGADHAVHVTDDALAGADALATAWVINAAINKVAEKFGEVQIITLGNNSSDASTGLIAGLLAEYRQLPALTELKAASLAGATATGTREDVHGHWELSANLPAILSFTDKADKPRFPNFKGLMAAKKAEVTTLAVADLGIDGVPSTTTVTASAQRPARTAGEVIAETDPAVAAAKVADFLAAKNLIEG from the coding sequence ATGCCAGTCATTGTGGCTCTGGTCAAGCACGTACCGGATACGTGGTCAACCAAGACCCTCGAGGCGGACCATACGTTGGACCGCACCTCGGTGGATAACGTCATCGATGAGGTCAACGAGTACTCCGTCGAGCAGGCACTGCGCTTGCGCGACGATAACGCCGACGCCGGCTATGAGGTCGTCGCCCTCACCATGGGCCCGGCCGCTGCCGATGAGGCCCTGCGCAAGGCCCTGGCCATGGGCGCGGATCACGCAGTGCACGTGACTGACGACGCCCTCGCTGGCGCCGACGCCCTGGCCACGGCCTGGGTTATTAACGCTGCCATCAACAAGGTGGCTGAGAAGTTCGGTGAGGTCCAGATCATCACCCTGGGCAATAACTCCTCGGATGCCTCCACCGGTCTCATTGCCGGCCTGCTGGCCGAGTACCGTCAGCTGCCCGCGCTCACGGAGCTCAAGGCAGCCTCCCTGGCCGGTGCCACTGCCACCGGTACCCGCGAGGATGTCCACGGCCACTGGGAGCTCAGCGCCAACCTGCCGGCAATCCTGTCCTTTACCGACAAGGCCGATAAGCCGCGTTTCCCCAACTTCAAGGGCCTGATGGCCGCCAAGAAGGCCGAGGTCACCACTCTCGCCGTGGCGGACCTGGGCATCGATGGCGTGCCGTCCACCACGACGGTCACCGCCTCCGCGCAGCGCCCGGCCCGTACCGCCGGTGAGGTCATCGCTGAAACTGATCCAGCCGTGGCTGCCGCCAAGGTTGCGGATTTCCTGGCCGCCAAGAATCTCATCGAGGGTTAA
- a CDS encoding electron transfer flavoprotein subunit alpha/FixB family protein produces MSHVYVLVEHEAEQLSPVTGELITAARALGTVSAVVVAKDAATAASFDAELGNLGAAQVVQATAADYEQRIVTPEVDALHALAANNPAPIVLAATPTNNEIAGRLAARLGSGALVNVDGINADGSAHHTIFGGSYETSSTATGSVVYTLRPGSVVAEPQPVTAAPAPFELPASTAKDVTVTSFTPAEKTARPELTSAKVVVAGGRGVGDKFADVVEPLADALGAAVGATRDAVDEGFYDPAFQIGQTGATVSPNLYIGLGISGAIQHTSGMQTSETIVVVNQDQDEPFFQIADLGVVGDLHEIAPALAKELEARKGAGN; encoded by the coding sequence ATGTCTCACGTTTATGTCCTGGTTGAGCACGAAGCAGAGCAGCTCAGCCCCGTTACCGGCGAGCTCATCACCGCCGCCCGCGCGCTCGGCACCGTCTCCGCCGTCGTCGTGGCCAAGGATGCCGCCACCGCCGCCTCCTTCGATGCCGAGTTGGGCAACCTCGGTGCAGCCCAGGTAGTTCAGGCCACCGCCGCGGACTATGAGCAGCGCATCGTCACCCCGGAGGTCGATGCCCTCCACGCTTTGGCCGCCAATAACCCGGCGCCCATCGTGCTGGCTGCGACCCCGACCAACAACGAGATCGCCGGCCGCCTCGCTGCGCGTCTCGGCTCCGGTGCTTTGGTCAACGTCGACGGCATCAATGCTGACGGCTCTGCTCACCACACCATCTTCGGTGGTTCCTACGAGACCTCCTCCACGGCCACCGGCTCCGTGGTCTACACCCTGCGCCCGGGCTCCGTGGTCGCCGAGCCGCAGCCAGTCACCGCGGCACCCGCTCCCTTCGAGCTGCCTGCTTCCACCGCGAAGGACGTCACCGTCACCTCCTTCACCCCGGCTGAGAAGACCGCCCGTCCGGAGCTAACCTCCGCCAAGGTTGTCGTGGCCGGTGGCCGCGGCGTGGGCGATAAGTTCGCCGACGTGGTGGAGCCGCTTGCCGACGCCCTCGGGGCCGCCGTCGGCGCTACCCGCGACGCTGTGGATGAGGGCTTCTACGACCCTGCCTTCCAGATTGGTCAGACCGGCGCGACCGTCTCCCCGAACCTCTACATTGGCCTGGGCATTTCTGGTGCTATCCAGCACACCTCTGGCATGCAGACCTCGGAGACCATCGTCGTGGTCAACCAGGACCAGGACGAGCCCTTCTTCCAGATCGCCGACCTCGGCGTGGTGGGTGACCTCCACGAGATTGCCCCGGCTCTGGCCAAGGAGCTTGAGGCCCGCAAGGGGGCCGGCAACTAA